Proteins encoded within one genomic window of Rhinolophus sinicus isolate RSC01 linkage group LG05, ASM3656204v1, whole genome shotgun sequence:
- the LG05H6orf15 gene encoding uncharacterized protein C6orf15 homolog, with translation MQGCVVGSRAPLGLLLVCLQLSGLFARSIGVAEEKVPQDLETNLPLLGQPSLTGPSNSKHPQPKPDPGDNDLARVLLKPNASPSDGSQPAGGSAVQRWPPSGGLPSVGSWPPEDPWQMMAAAAEDHMEGVLPEELSFLSGAVARPLGGGPIPAGSSAYSAGPSPEASLLRRDPQSRQPPRSHVLGAQGESLAQRPPWSLINRIQQPLRPGHPWGTLSPSVSWGGGGPGTGWGTRPMPHSVGIWGINNRYPSTSWGNINRYPGTSWGNSHLCPGINNQFPPRVLHPPGSSWNIPAHFPSPQNPGSQWG, from the coding sequence GCCTCTTTGCCCGGAGCATCGGTGTGGCGGAGGAGAAAGTTCCCCAAGACTTGGAGACCAACTTGCCTCTGCTTGGACAACCTTCCTTGACTGGCCCTTCCAACTCCAAACATCCTCAGCCCAAACCAGACCCTGGGGATAATGATTTAGCAAGGGTTCTTCTGAAGCCCAATGCGTCCCCATCAGATGGCTCCCAACCAGCAGGAGGTTCTGCAGTTCAGAGGTGGCCCCCTTCTGGGGGGCTGCCCTCCGTGGGTTCCTGGCCTCCTGAGGATCCTTGGCAGATGATGGCTGCTGCGGCGGAGGACCACATGGAGGGAGTGCTGCCCGAAGAACTGTCTTTCCTGTCCGGTGCTGTTGCCCGCCCTCTGGGAGGGGGTCCTATACCTGCAGGGTCATCTGCATACTCTGCAGGTCCCTCACCTGAGGCTTCACTCCTCCGCCGGGACCCTCAGTCTAGACAGCCACCCCGTTCTCATGTGCTGGGAGCTCAGGGAGAGAGCCTTGCCCAGCGTCCACCCTGGTCTCTCATCAACAGGATTCAACAGCCACTTCGGCCAGGTCACCCCTGGGGGACCCTGAGTCCCAGTGTGTCCTGGGGAGGTGGAGGTCCTGGAACTGGATGGGGAACAAGGCCCATGCCACACTCTGTGGGAATCTGGGGTATCAATAATCGATACCCAAGTACCAGCTGGGGAAATATTAATCGGTATCCAGGTACCAGCTGGGGGAATAGTCATCTTTGCCCAGGAATTAATAATCAATTTCCTCCCAGAGTTCTCCATCCTCCTGGCTCTTCTTGGAACATCCCAGCTCACTTCCCCAGTCCTCAAAACCCTGGGTCACAGTGGGGTTAA